In Erythrobacter litoralis HTCC2594, a single genomic region encodes these proteins:
- the ykgO gene encoding type B 50S ribosomal protein L36, whose amino-acid sequence MKVRNSLKSLKNRHRDCRVIRRRGRTYVINKTNRRFKARQG is encoded by the coding sequence ATGAAAGTCCGCAACAGCCTCAAGTCGCTGAAGAACCGCCACCGCGATTGCCGCGTCATTCGCCGTCGTGGCCGTACCTATGTGATCAACAAGACCAACCGTCGCTTCAAAGCACGCCAGGGTTAA